The Spodoptera frugiperda isolate SF20-4 chromosome 25, AGI-APGP_CSIRO_Sfru_2.0, whole genome shotgun sequence genome includes the window TGATGACACGACGAGCTATGAACAAACTcgctaaataaattattcagtttGAAACAATCTTACCAAGGACTTTTATTATGACTTATGTCAAAAACCATCATAGACATCCTCAAACCCCCTCCCCCTCCGTCCCCCCTCCGTATATACCAAACAACGGACGTCCCACGTCCCACGTCCCACGGACAACCAAAACCGTTGTCCGTGGGACATTTTGGTTGCCCATAggacaataaattaatgatagaatcaacataaagcaaaattattgtcatacagttgtttttttaaataataataacaattacagGCGATTTCAATCCTAGTATCTCCTTTGAACTCCCGAGTATGTCTTATGGATAACCGTATATGTGCACTGGACAACCATTGTCCCTGTCTCCTAAAGACACATTATCGtcaaatttacttaaaaaaaaaaacagtgaggtttacaaaattttcaaatatgcATGTAACAATTAAAAGTGAAACAAACAGTTTTAAATATCAcgtatgaattattaatttaaaacttaaatgaaAAGTTCGTTACATCTAAAGTTTGTCGTTGTCCAGGTGACAATATAATTGGAAATAACTTATCAATTAAAAGCCACGTCTTTTATTTATGGATGAAAAATTGAAATCCATCCTATATTAAGTGAGAATAGAGTAACGGTTCACAATTTGTTCACAAATTTCAAATGGTTCAGAAGTCTATTTAGTTAGTTGCCCAAGGGACTATCTTAACTAGAGTCATGTGGATTTTGGAGTcaaatttactattttatttaaataaatcgttCTGCTCTATGTGAattcttaaaatatatataataatctaaagaaaaaacgttaaaatataaaagaaattcaaataaaataaaaaaaaaaaaaattgtcattgATGTACACTTAAAAGTTGATTGACCCACATACAAACTACCTTAGGCTTatctgtatttacaattatgGGAAACCACAGCATGCATATGATGTTtagtttacaataatataaaaaactaactaatcaaaataaagtgtgtataatataataaaatatatatatgtttaATATAGCAGCCATTTTTATCACTTCGGGTTTAAGAAACTTTATTCTCATAAGAATACAACAATTCACTTACATGagaacattaataaaaacattagtcatagttattgagaacaaatgttaaaagttaatttagcAAGAAACTACacatttctataattattatttgtgggtaaaacaaaaaaaaatgttaatcatAATCGGACCTACTCAACGTTCACTGGATACATGGGCTCAAAACATCAACTTATAACTTAAGGTAGGTGAAACAAAGATCCGTTCAACACAGATAAACGATGGCTGGATGTGGCTTTGAAGTCATTGTGgggaatgtaatttttttatgatatgctGTTTGAGTAGTTTTTTAAAAGTGGTTATGGATTTGGTCTCTGTgatgtattttggtaatttattgtatattttggaTCCTTCAcacattatacttttttttccaTAGTTTGTTCGGGATGGGTATAGCTGTAGTAGGTCTTGTTCACGTCTCAATTtcattttgtgtatttttgttcttttcgTGAAGGTGATGTTTgagtgtatatttttgtttagtatttttcgTATGagtatgcatgtattataaatgtatgtcTGTGTAAtgttcattaattttgtttctttgtacAGTTTTAGTGTTGGGGTGAGgtaatcataattaaataacgttttGAGTAGTTTGTTTTGTGCAGTTTGTAGGAGGTTTATGTGTGTTTTTGCGGCGGAACCCCATATTTCAGCTAGATAGTCAATGTGTGGCTTAACGAGCGAGGAATAGATCAAATATCTAATTTTCCGTGGTAAGCAACGAGTGATGCCTGACGGGTACCCCCGTTAGTGATTGTAgctttgactttatttttaagatgTGTGGTAACCATGTCAATTTACTATCtaaaattaatcctaaatatttTTCCTGAACTACTTAACTAACTTATGTTATAGATCCTATATAATAAGGGGTGATCTTACTGTCACATACCGGGCAAAATACAAACTAATCGGTTCTATGATTAAGAAATTTTGGCATAAAAATTTGCCCGACTTTAATATCAAATCCAAGACTTCTTACCAAACAAGAAACATGTTAACAATATTGCAGACCCCTATATTATCAGCATATTAACAGAAAGACATGATGATGAGTGCCGctaggtaaaatattttaatatgatatgAACAAGAACAAAAGTTCTAAACTaactatgtttatattataactttcatgagacatactaaattaattatcagaTGTTTCGACTTTCTCACGTAggtgtttgacgaggaacgactagttttttaatttattagatatatttttatagaattcttatattatttttaagttgtaaacataaaaacgaatgttacttatattaatttttaatcgtACGTACTTTTACGCAAATAAATCAACCCACTTAAAACATTCACAGATTGAGAAATGATTAAGTAAGTAGCCATCATaatgtattttcatttatttgaccTCAGGATGCCTCCTCACAATATCGAAAGCGAGACGGAAGATGCATTGTATGGCGTTGTCCCTTTCACTGTCCGACGCTGCATGCGTGCGACGATTAGGTACAGGCGACGACAAATGATTGCAATGTTGATAAGAAAGTGTTGTGAGAGAAATGAGATAAAGTCTCATGCAGTAACATCGTCTGATCAACCCGAACCTTACAAGATTTAAGATAAAAGTCCTAGTATTTAtttctgctttcatccatcctttctacttGTCCAAACCGTCGTAACATTCCCtattcaatccttgtcactacatcgtctttcaatcCACACATTTCTCtaataacactatttttcaCTCGATCACTAAATTTTACTACACATACTTTTCAGGGCTCTCTTTTCCACCGCATTAATCCTGTTTTCGGGATTTTTTCTGCCATCACCATGATTCACTACCATACATTAACGTTGGTGTCAATTCACGCGGTATTACAGCAAGTCGAGCTTTGCTAGATATAATATACTTTGACATTACAGAGTCTAAGCATTGGCACTATTTCCCGCTTTCACTCTCCTTTTAATATCTCCCTCACACTTTCCATCTCTCGTAATCAAAGATCCCAGGTAAACAAACTCAATCACTAGTTCCAATTTTTCATCAACTATCATTACCTGGCATTTTGTTACTACCTCATTCCTTTCTATCACCAACACTTTTATCTAGTTCACATCGACTTTCATACCTCTCCATTCAAAAGCATCATTCATCACAGTGATCATTCGTTGTAGTTCTTCGGCCGATGAGGTAATAAGTACCTGGTCGTCGGCGTACAAAAATGATTTGATCACCGTGTCATTCATTCTTAATCCATACCCACTTACTTTCAAATTATTCAAACAGTTGTCCATGAAAGTTAAACAGCCGAGGAGATGCTACACAGCCCTTCCTAACACACCGATTAATGTTAAACCGCTCTCTGTAGGCTTCATTTATTCacacatttattacatttactcCTACGTTTACTCTGAAGAGTTGCATAATACTTATCAGCAGTATAATTATAAcggtttaaatatttatttaaactacacCTGGGGTCAGACTAAACTTGAGTAAGGTGTAATTGGgatatttcttaataatttttgtagtcttataataataattgcacGTGTTCCATGAGTAGCCAGGTTTTGATAAAGGTAACtagtaaaatgtttaacataACGAACGAAAACTGACAGTACCGAAAATAATAGTAGTAACATACAATGAATAATCAGCAGTTGAGTTTTAAAATGAGTTGATTAAAAAGTTACGTTTgtaaaaaatacttagaaaCAACATGTTAAATGTTGGAAATTTTGCGTctcatgtaaatattttcgaaaagccaaACAATATTAATCCAATAATACGTTACTAAAACCAGAAACCtaggtacgtcctaaaactgcgaccagccaacgtggaatgggcagcagcattctcaagatttatcggtgacctaactgcgatctccaagtctgccaagcgtggggattatagCAACtccccctttcactatgagcgatAATTCAAAAGTACGGCTCCcagtaccgagacatggtccctaactgttGGCCTTTTAGAAAGACTCAGAGTCGCCCaacgcgcgatggagagagctatgctcggagtatctttgcgtgacaaaatccgaaatatggattCGCCTAAAActagagttacagacataggtCTAAAACATGCGGGCTGAAGTGACGATGGGCAGAACTGATGGCCGAAGTCTCTCGAAgtactgatggccgctgggctgGGGAAGTGATCGAGTAGGGATTGCGGACCAAAAGACGTAACGTAAGCAAActtcccactaggtggaccgatgACATCGTCAGAGTCTTGGGGAGGCAGTAAAGGTGGCTGTTTGTCGTTCTATGTTGAGGActaaaggggaggcctttgttcaaaaGTGGACGTCCACCGGcttatgatgataataatatacgtTACTGGATCCGGGAATTGAGCCCGAGATCTTTGCTCGATGAGGTCTGAGGATGATGAGGTCTTATCACCGAcgataacctaacctaacacaAGTTCAATAAATCTGAAACAACATTAAGGTTTATCTTAATTCAGATTCACCCACTGTGTATGATTTCCTACTTTCGGAGATTAGTGGACTTGTTTGTCTACTGGCGAGTGTCAAATTCGCGAGTGGTTATTATGgtctactagctacttccgcgcggtttcacccgctctgcttttaattaataatataattttattcttctttctttcttctacGATAAATGCacaatccaacacaaaaagaattattcaattcggaccagtagttctaaAGATTAAcgccttcaaacaaacaaactcttcagctttataatattagtatagaatataactgcaaaattaaaagaaacctgCGCTATTGATGAACACTCACGTTTTCAAACAAAGGCGTTCCTTTGTTTGAAAACTTGAATCAAGTCACTTGTTAAATTACAAGaaacattgtattttaaaattttataatttaatatttatcaacAGTCAACAAACATTGAATCACAGCTAAGGACAATATAGAAAATCATTTAACAAAATCATTCTATCAAAATAAAGACCTATCAACAgagataaaattaatagataCAACGTACAAGATGGAATCATCCCGTGTACCGTAGTGTTGACGAGTGTACTCTGTATCGATTCGCGCAGCCGCGGTACCGGGCACGCCGGCCGGCCATAACAGCAACCATTCTTGCTCCCAGCTATAAACTAATTCTCagttattacaaacaaatagtGAGCCATGATTGAAGACCCCAGGTATGACCCCCGTTTGATGGGCAAGTTTGGAGTGAATCCTGAACAAGACAGGCATTACCGGATGCTGCTGATCAAGGAGTTGATGAAGGTCCACCATGATTGTCGGGAGAAGACGGAATTAGATGATATGCCAATGGACGAATTGTGCGGTAAGTTTATTTGCATTGCGACTAAATACCTTATGCGATTGTTGCTAAGGTTTTATTTCGATTGAGGATGTTTATATATTAAGTCTTTAGCGGCGACCTCAAGTGAGggtgttagaaaaaaatattgtgacatatttgtttagatttaatgaacgattatttttaacaataccCTGATTATCAAAATCTAAAAATGTAATGCATCTCAAATTAAAGTCATACACAAAATCTCGAGTACccactacaaaaagaaatataaatatttagctaaaggttataaataaatatgtggcCTACTGCATTGCGACCCTTTATCTAGCTAGTGCATTCGATGCGAACCCCAAGAGCAccctatatttattaatatatttatgtttacaacataaatacttaagtaaatGTAAGATTGTAAAATATGGTCTGGTACGATCTTTGTGTGACCATAGGAccctatattataatatttaataaaaaaatatcattttgatTAATATCATTTTTCATACTATGGTCATATTATGACTATGTCTCTCTTCACGCAAGATtcttgtttgtatttttgttttggctGTGGCTCGTGGTTTATTAGCATAATAAGCGAACTTCACGCGCTTGGCTGGGTCAAACATAAATACTCCTTTGTTTTGCGGTGCGACTGTTGAGGTGTCtgaggttcgattcctgggtctgacaaattattatatatttttttagtaattgcCAATGCTGATTCATTAACtggaaagtaataaattatgatgtTAATGAGGaatgtattacataataattatatgtactaGTTATGTTATTCTTGCCACAAAACTTTGATGCAACACAAAATGCAACAAATTTGTTGTATACAGCCCATTATACTAAATACTATTTACTTTTGTAGtactaaaaaaaattatctCAATTTCAGAAAACTACAAGCGTCTATACCACGAGGCTTGTGCGGAGATGGAGAAGATACAGGACCCCAACTACCAGGAGCTGCTTCAATACATGAAGACCCATCTCACTGAGCAAGGTATATAACTTTCATGTTatcatttgtataattttaccagttctgttataagccccatgtaacaAGGAGCCATTTTGAAACTGTATGAGGGACATTCTTAATTCTGTCCGcgagttaaataattttattctttgctatataagatttaaattattatgttattggcttactcacgtgaatGTTTGacaaagaactcgactagtttcaaaccatgctagaggcttatattaatgagcagcattccgcgacaatcgccgcgtcgtatgtggCGGAATGTtgcaaacagttacgtgagtaagccgacaacataataattaatttattatgtcttacaaaagttataattaaattactatatAAGATTTTGATGTGACATTTCTCAAATTCCAGAGTTCCAGCTGCTCCGCATCGAGATATATGCTGCGTGCAACAAGATCATCATGCAGCACAGCACACGTAGGTTACTCATATCCATGGTCCTAGATATTGCTCGGCAGTTCGTCCCAGAAGAACGCCTGGAGGCCATCTTGCGGGAACATCCGGAGTATTGAACTAGTCTTTACCCAAAGAATTCTCCGGTTGTGGCTAACGTCACCCGAATCGATTCAATACTGATGTTTATTCTGACTTTAATGGTTTTGAAAAATAAGCAATCTCATAGGGATTACACGCGTATAGTGCTCGTTCCCATGGAGTT containing:
- the LOC118282142 gene encoding uncharacterized protein LOC118282142 isoform X1, whose translation is MIEDPRYDPRLMGKFGVNPEQDRHYRMLLIKELMKVHHDCREKTELDDMPMDELCENYKRLYHEACAEMEKIQDPNYQELLQYMKTHLTEQEFQLLRIEIYAACNKIIMQHSTRRLLISMVLDIARQFVPEERLEAILREHPEY
- the LOC118282142 gene encoding uncharacterized protein LOC118282142 isoform X2, with amino-acid sequence MIEDPRYDPRLMGKFGVNPEQDRHYRMLLIKELMKVHHDCREKTELDDMPMDELCENYKRLYHEACAEMEKIQDPNYQELLQYMKTHLTEQEFQLLRIEIYAACNKIIMQHSTLDRIAHLVVLHEPPT